A stretch of the Sphingomonas sp. CL5.1 genome encodes the following:
- a CDS encoding pitrilysin family protein — protein MSFFTRAVATPLVAFALIANAAAPAPAPPRKKPAAAPAAPAVTVDTRPWLFERSDIPPDPAWHFGRLSTGLRYAVRKNGVPPGQVAVRVRIDAGSLNERDSEQGYAHLIEHLSFRGSKYVPDGETKRVWQRFGATFGSDSNAQTTPTQTVYKLDLPAATQDSLDESLKIFAGMMAEPAITERGLAAERPAVLAEQREAPGPQVRWSDAMRGLFFAHQPLADRSPIGSVKTLEAATPATIQAFHDRWYRPARTVVIISGDIDPDVAAKLVVKNFGDWRGKGPDPADTDFGKPDPAAPETATITEPALPPVVSMAVLRPWIYRDDTIIFNQKRFIDFLAVRVINRRLETRARAGGSFLQASVSLDDVSRSANVTFTNILPVGDDWHAAMKDVRAVIADAMATAPTQAEIEREYAEFDAAMRNDVGTARVEAGAKQADDMVGALDIRETVAGPQESYNILKQAHDKGMFTPEALLESTRRIFAGTATRAIVNTRTADGATPAAVAAALKEDVSGLVGSRKDQANIDFSRLPKLGKPGKVKSREAAGEPGIEKVVFRNGVRMLLYANSSETGRVYIRVRFGRGYSTLPAKVPTPAWAGDMALVPGGIGDLDQGDLDALTNGRRIGMDLDIAEDAFSFSAMTTPGDYADNLLLMADKLAFPRWDAAPVMRARAAMLAGYPGLNASPDGVLSRELERRIRDGDVRWGTPSQAEVEALTPANFRAFWEPVLAKGPIEVDVFGDVKEDEAIAAVARTFGALKKRRPDNAPVVPVAFPAHADKPVVLTHGGPDSQAAAVIAWPTGGGAAGHAEMRRLDILASVFADRLFDRLRSIAGASYSPSAQSQWPLGMTTGGRIIAMGQVQPDKVDLFFKLSREIAAELVAKPIDADELRRTVVPTLQYLSRASSGNQFWLIQASGGAYDPARLEALHTMVDDLASITPENLQATAAKYLRPDKDWTLAVLPRGKDAGSAPVTPGK, from the coding sequence ATGTCGTTTTTCACGCGCGCGGTGGCGACGCCGCTGGTCGCTTTCGCCCTCATCGCCAATGCCGCCGCGCCGGCCCCGGCTCCGCCGCGCAAGAAGCCGGCGGCCGCGCCCGCCGCCCCGGCCGTCACGGTCGATACCCGGCCGTGGCTGTTCGAGCGGTCCGATATCCCGCCCGATCCCGCCTGGCATTTCGGCAGGCTTTCCACCGGCCTGCGCTATGCGGTGCGCAAGAACGGCGTGCCGCCGGGGCAGGTGGCGGTGCGCGTCAGGATCGACGCCGGGTCGCTCAACGAGCGCGATTCGGAACAGGGCTATGCCCATCTCATCGAGCACCTGTCGTTCCGCGGGTCGAAATATGTGCCCGATGGCGAGACGAAGCGGGTGTGGCAGCGGTTCGGCGCGACGTTCGGATCGGATTCGAACGCGCAGACCACGCCGACGCAGACCGTCTACAAGCTCGATCTGCCGGCGGCGACGCAGGACAGCCTGGACGAGAGCCTCAAGATCTTCGCCGGGATGATGGCGGAGCCGGCGATCACCGAACGGGGCCTCGCCGCCGAGCGCCCCGCCGTGCTGGCGGAGCAGCGCGAGGCGCCGGGGCCGCAGGTGCGCTGGTCGGATGCGATGCGCGGGTTGTTCTTCGCCCATCAGCCGCTCGCCGACCGCTCGCCGATCGGCTCGGTCAAGACGCTGGAGGCGGCGACGCCCGCGACGATCCAGGCGTTCCACGATCGCTGGTATCGCCCGGCGCGGACGGTCGTCATCATCTCCGGCGATATCGATCCCGATGTGGCGGCGAAGCTGGTCGTCAAGAATTTCGGCGACTGGCGCGGCAAGGGGCCGGACCCGGCGGACACCGATTTCGGCAAGCCCGACCCCGCCGCGCCCGAAACCGCGACGATCACGGAGCCGGCGCTGCCGCCGGTCGTGTCGATGGCGGTGCTGCGGCCGTGGATCTATCGCGACGACACGATCATCTTCAACCAGAAGCGTTTCATCGATTTCCTCGCGGTGCGCGTCATCAACCGCCGGCTGGAGACACGTGCGCGGGCGGGCGGCAGCTTCCTCCAGGCGTCGGTCAGCCTCGACGACGTGTCGCGTTCCGCCAACGTCACCTTCACCAATATCCTGCCGGTCGGCGACGACTGGCACGCCGCGATGAAGGATGTGCGCGCGGTGATCGCCGATGCGATGGCGACCGCGCCGACGCAGGCCGAGATCGAGCGCGAATATGCCGAGTTCGACGCGGCGATGCGCAACGACGTCGGCACCGCGCGGGTCGAGGCCGGCGCGAAGCAGGCCGACGACATGGTCGGCGCGCTCGACATCCGCGAGACGGTCGCCGGGCCGCAGGAATCGTACAACATCCTGAAGCAGGCGCACGACAAGGGCATGTTCACGCCCGAGGCGCTGCTCGAATCGACCCGCCGCATCTTCGCCGGCACCGCCACCCGCGCGATCGTCAACACGCGCACCGCCGACGGCGCCACCCCGGCGGCGGTGGCGGCGGCGTTGAAGGAGGACGTGTCCGGGCTGGTCGGCAGCCGCAAGGATCAGGCGAACATCGATTTCTCGCGCCTGCCGAAGCTCGGCAAGCCGGGCAAGGTGAAGTCGCGCGAGGCGGCGGGCGAGCCGGGGATCGAGAAGGTCGTGTTCCGCAATGGCGTGCGGATGCTGCTCTACGCCAATTCGTCGGAGACCGGGCGCGTCTATATCCGCGTGCGGTTCGGGCGCGGCTATTCGACGCTGCCGGCGAAGGTGCCGACCCCGGCGTGGGCGGGCGACATGGCGCTGGTGCCGGGCGGGATCGGCGATCTCGACCAGGGCGACCTCGACGCGTTGACCAACGGGCGGCGCATCGGGATGGACCTCGATATCGCAGAGGACGCCTTCTCGTTCAGCGCGATGACGACGCCGGGCGACTATGCCGACAACCTGCTGCTGATGGCGGACAAGCTCGCCTTCCCGCGCTGGGATGCGGCGCCGGTGATGCGCGCCAGGGCGGCGATGCTGGCGGGCTATCCGGGGCTTAACGCCTCGCCCGACGGCGTGCTCAGCCGCGAGCTGGAACGGCGCATCCGCGATGGCGACGTGCGCTGGGGCACCCCGTCGCAAGCGGAGGTGGAGGCGCTGACCCCGGCGAACTTCCGCGCCTTCTGGGAGCCGGTGCTGGCGAAGGGGCCGATCGAGGTCGACGTGTTCGGCGACGTGAAGGAGGATGAGGCGATCGCCGCGGTCGCCCGCACCTTCGGCGCCTTGAAGAAGCGCAGGCCGGATAATGCGCCGGTCGTCCCGGTCGCCTTCCCCGCGCATGCCGACAAGCCGGTGGTGCTCACCCACGGCGGCCCGGATTCGCAGGCGGCGGCGGTGATCGCCTGGCCGACCGGCGGCGGCGCGGCGGGCCATGCCGAGATGCGGCGGCTCGACATCCTCGCCTCGGTCTTCGCGGATCGGCTATTCGATCGCCTGCGCTCAATCGCCGGCGCCAGCTACAGTCCCTCGGCGCAGAGTCAGTGGCCGCTCGGCATGACGACGGGCGGGCGGATCATCGCGATGGGGCAGGTGCAGCCCGACAAGGTCGACCTGTTCTTCAAGCTGAGCCGCGAGATCGCCGCCGAGCTGGTCGCCAAGCCGATCGACGCGGACGAATTGCGGCGCACGGTGGTGCCGACGCTGCAATATCTCTCGCGCGCCTCGTCGGGCAACCAGTTCTGGCTGATCCAGGCGAGCGGCGGAGCCTATGACCCGGCGCGGCTGGAGGCGCTGCACACGATGGTCGACGACCTCGCCAGCATCACGCCGGAGAACCTCCAGGCGACGGCGGCGAAATACCTCCGCCCGGACAAGGACTGGACGCTCGCCGTGCTGCCGCGCGGGAAGGATGCGGGAAGCGCGCCGGTGACGCCAGGGAAATAA
- a CDS encoding NifU family protein yields MLIETEATPNPATLKFLPGHTVMENGTRDFATPEEAAASPLATALFDLGDVTGVFFGRDFVSVTAAPGVEWHGLKPDVLAILLDHFTARMPLFNAPSADFAVPAAEEEIADDPADADIVAQIRELIDTRVRPAVANDGGDIIYRGFDKGKVYLRMQGACSGCPSSTATLKNGIEQLLKYYVPEVTEVRAV; encoded by the coding sequence ATGCTGATCGAGACCGAAGCCACCCCCAATCCGGCGACGCTGAAATTCCTTCCCGGCCACACCGTGATGGAGAACGGCACGCGCGATTTCGCGACGCCGGAGGAAGCCGCCGCCTCGCCGCTCGCCACCGCGCTGTTCGATCTGGGCGACGTGACCGGCGTGTTCTTCGGCCGCGACTTCGTGTCGGTCACCGCCGCGCCCGGCGTCGAATGGCACGGGCTGAAGCCCGACGTGCTGGCGATCCTGCTCGATCATTTCACCGCGCGGATGCCGCTGTTCAACGCCCCCTCCGCCGATTTCGCGGTGCCGGCGGCGGAGGAGGAGATCGCCGACGATCCCGCCGACGCGGATATCGTCGCGCAGATCCGCGAGCTGATCGACACGCGCGTCCGCCCCGCCGTGGCGAACGACGGCGGCGACATCATCTATCGTGGGTTCGACAAGGGGAAGGTCTATCTCCGGATGCAGGGCGCCTGCTCCGGCTGCCCCTCCTCCACCGCGACGCTGAAGAACGGCATCGAGCAATTGCTCAAATATTACGTGCCGGAAGTGACCGAGGTCCGCGCGGTCTGA
- a CDS encoding aspartyl/asparaginyl beta-hydroxylase domain-containing protein: MGHNSGNAVGVPVMVPDLNIISGAPTPGSAMRAERGRPLIITIGKHLRGFFDRMIASSSLVANTPVLDVRDFPWTQMLRENWRAIRDEAVKVALRAHAAPSLSTISPDHRSIAEVDKWRSFFLWGYGYRIDENADRCPATAALVERIPGLNSAFFSILAPGTHIPDHRGVTKGLITCHLGLVVPRDGDVRMRVHDRVVRWAEGETLVFDDTYRHEVWNETGGTRVVLLIQVERPLRNPGKWVADTFLRIVRRSAFVQEARENIETWNAAVKQMDV, encoded by the coding sequence ATGGGGCACAATTCGGGCAACGCCGTCGGCGTTCCCGTGATGGTGCCCGATCTCAACATCATCTCCGGCGCGCCCACCCCCGGCAGCGCGATGCGGGCCGAGCGCGGCCGCCCGCTCATCATCACGATCGGCAAGCATCTGCGCGGATTCTTCGACCGGATGATCGCCTCCTCCTCGCTCGTCGCCAATACGCCGGTGCTCGACGTGCGCGATTTCCCGTGGACGCAGATGCTGCGCGAGAACTGGCGAGCCATCCGCGACGAGGCGGTGAAGGTCGCGCTGCGCGCCCATGCCGCCCCCAGCCTGTCGACGATCTCGCCCGACCACCGCTCGATCGCGGAGGTCGACAAATGGCGTTCCTTCTTCCTCTGGGGCTACGGCTATCGCATCGACGAGAACGCCGACCGCTGCCCCGCGACCGCCGCGCTGGTGGAGCGGATTCCGGGGCTGAACTCCGCCTTCTTCTCGATCCTCGCGCCGGGCACGCACATCCCGGATCATCGCGGCGTGACCAAGGGCCTCATCACCTGCCACCTCGGCCTCGTCGTGCCGCGCGACGGCGACGTCAGGATGCGCGTCCACGATCGCGTCGTGCGCTGGGCGGAGGGCGAGACGCTGGTGTTCGACGACACCTACCGGCACGAGGTGTGGAACGAGACCGGCGGCACCCGCGTCGTGCTGCTGATCCAGGTCGAGCGGCCGCTGCGCAATCCCGGCAAGTGGGTCGCCGACACGTTCCTGCGCATCGTCCGCCGCTCCGCCTTCGTGCAGGAGGCGCGCGAGAATATCGAGACGTGGAACGCGGCGGTGAAGCAGATGGACGTCTAG
- a CDS encoding L,D-transpeptidase family protein, whose amino-acid sequence MPMFAFLTAAAAIAAQAVPADQVEPKTVTVTGRSTLDNSSALRAARALKAGEYMWAPQTAPAGPILMVVNLETQRAVVYRNGLPIAITTVSSGKKGHETPTGIFTVLQKEKVHHSNLYNDAPMPFMQRLTWDGVALHAGALPGHAASHGCIRLPAKFAETLYGATPLGMTVVVTKREALPAVVPAGDVIAAAAKGGAQAAPGTRDFWDPARAPTGPVSIVVSTTDRALFVIRGGRIIGRASVGVGRQIDHPYLYSLQSADSAGARRWTRIALPGQALDEDMQFGDIDMTPATRAAIESVLVPGATVVVTPDALTDVGSLKDFVVGK is encoded by the coding sequence ATGCCGATGTTCGCTTTCCTCACCGCCGCCGCCGCGATCGCCGCGCAGGCCGTCCCCGCCGATCAGGTCGAGCCGAAGACGGTCACCGTCACCGGCCGCTCGACGCTCGACAATTCCTCGGCGCTGCGCGCGGCGCGGGCGTTGAAGGCGGGCGAATATATGTGGGCGCCGCAGACCGCGCCCGCCGGCCCGATCCTGATGGTCGTCAACCTCGAGACGCAGCGCGCGGTGGTCTATCGCAACGGCTTGCCGATCGCGATCACCACCGTCTCCTCCGGCAAGAAGGGGCATGAGACGCCGACCGGCATCTTCACCGTGCTCCAGAAGGAGAAGGTGCATCACTCCAATCTCTACAACGACGCGCCGATGCCGTTCATGCAGCGGCTGACGTGGGACGGGGTTGCGCTCCATGCCGGAGCGCTGCCGGGCCATGCCGCGTCGCACGGCTGCATCCGGCTGCCGGCGAAGTTCGCCGAGACGCTCTACGGCGCGACGCCGCTCGGCATGACGGTGGTGGTGACGAAGCGCGAGGCGCTGCCCGCCGTGGTGCCGGCCGGCGACGTGATCGCGGCGGCGGCGAAGGGCGGCGCGCAGGCGGCGCCGGGGACGCGCGATTTCTGGGACCCGGCGCGCGCGCCGACCGGGCCGGTCTCGATCGTGGTCAGCACCACCGATCGCGCGCTGTTCGTGATCCGTGGCGGGCGGATCATCGGCCGCGCCTCTGTGGGGGTGGGGCGGCAGATCGACCACCCCTATCTCTATTCGCTCCAGTCCGCCGATTCCGCCGGCGCGCGCCGCTGGACGCGGATCGCGCTGCCCGGCCAGGCGCTCGACGAGGACATGCAGTTCGGCGACATCGACATGACGCCGGCCACCCGCGCCGCGATCGAGAGCGTGCTGGTGCCGGGCGCGACGGTGGTCGTCACCCCCGATGCGTTGACCGACGTGGGCAGCCTCAAGGATTTCGTGGTGGGGAAATAG